From the genome of Methylomonas sp. UP202, one region includes:
- the fbaA gene encoding class II fructose-bisphosphate aldolase produces MAKIFDVVKPGVVTGEDVQKVFAICKENKFALPAVNVISTDTINSVLEAAAKAKSPVIVQFSNGGAAFVAGKGLKLEGQGCSIAGAISGARHVHAMAELYGVPVILHTDHAAKKLLPWVDGMLDEGEKHFAATGKPLFSSHMLDLSEESLAENIEICGKYLERMSKMGMTLEIELGCTGGEEDGVDNSGMDHSALYTQPEDVAYAYEHLSKISHRFTIAASFGNVHGVYSPGNVKLTPKILDNSQKYVSEKFGLPNNALTFVFHGGSGSSPEEIKESISYGVVKMNIDTDTQWASWEGVMNYYKKNEGYLQGQIGNPEGADKPNKKYYDPRVWQRAGQEGMVTRLLQAFRELNAVDSL; encoded by the coding sequence ATGGCAAAAATTTTTGATGTAGTAAAACCCGGTGTCGTAACCGGAGAAGATGTGCAAAAAGTCTTCGCGATTTGCAAGGAAAACAAATTTGCGTTGCCAGCGGTCAATGTTATTAGTACGGATACGATCAACTCTGTGCTGGAAGCCGCCGCGAAAGCCAAGTCTCCGGTTATTGTGCAATTTTCTAATGGCGGTGCCGCGTTTGTTGCCGGTAAAGGCCTGAAGTTGGAAGGCCAAGGTTGCTCCATCGCCGGCGCTATTTCCGGTGCGCGCCACGTTCACGCGATGGCCGAGTTGTACGGCGTACCCGTCATCCTGCACACCGACCACGCGGCGAAAAAACTGCTGCCTTGGGTTGACGGCATGCTGGACGAGGGCGAGAAACATTTTGCGGCAACCGGTAAACCGTTGTTTAGCTCGCATATGCTGGATCTTTCAGAAGAGAGTTTGGCGGAAAACATCGAGATCTGCGGCAAATACTTGGAGCGGATGTCTAAAATGGGCATGACGCTGGAGATCGAACTGGGCTGCACCGGCGGCGAGGAAGACGGGGTTGACAATTCCGGCATGGACCACTCCGCGCTGTATACCCAACCGGAAGACGTGGCTTATGCTTACGAGCATTTGAGCAAAATCAGCCACCGTTTCACGATTGCCGCATCATTCGGGAACGTGCACGGCGTCTACTCGCCAGGTAACGTTAAACTGACCCCGAAAATTTTGGACAACTCGCAAAAATATGTGTCCGAAAAATTCGGTTTGCCGAACAACGCACTGACCTTCGTTTTCCACGGCGGATCGGGTTCTTCTCCGGAAGAAATTAAAGAATCCATCAGCTACGGCGTCGTCAAAATGAACATCGACACCGATACCCAATGGGCGTCTTGGGAAGGGGTGATGAATTATTACAAGAAAAACGAAGGCTATTTGCAAGGCCAAATCGGTAATCCGGAAGGCGCTGACAAACCGAACAAAAAATACTACGATCCGCGTGTGTGGCAACGTGCAGGCCAAGAAGGCATGGTGACCCGTTTGTTGCAAGCATTCCGCGAATTGAACGCGGTCGACTCGTTGTAA
- a CDS encoding flagellar basal body-associated FliL family protein, whose amino-acid sequence MAEEQGKSEGKKSPLKLILIIVVVLLAMVAGAAGGYFYMAKKAESEHGKPDNEVKHEEEKHDEEHAEAVPEVYYELPSPLLVNFPAGASAKVIKISLTILTKGEASIEAMKKHEPMIRNNLLMAISTIGADKAKTTEGKQELRAMMLAEIGKVLEKMAGKNTVKDVYFTEFVMQ is encoded by the coding sequence ATGGCAGAAGAGCAAGGTAAATCGGAAGGAAAAAAGTCGCCTTTAAAGTTGATTTTAATCATCGTGGTAGTGTTGTTGGCGATGGTGGCTGGCGCTGCCGGTGGCTATTTTTACATGGCGAAAAAAGCAGAATCCGAGCACGGTAAACCGGATAACGAAGTAAAGCACGAAGAGGAAAAACACGACGAGGAACACGCCGAAGCGGTTCCGGAGGTTTATTATGAATTACCCAGCCCCCTGTTGGTCAATTTCCCGGCGGGGGCTAGCGCTAAGGTCATCAAGATTTCCTTGACGATTTTGACCAAGGGCGAGGCTAGTATCGAAGCGATGAAAAAGCACGAGCCGATGATACGCAACAATTTGTTGATGGCGATCAGCACGATTGGCGCCGATAAGGCCAAAACCACCGAGGGTAAGCAGGAGTTGCGGGCGATGATGCTGGCGGAAATCGGCAAGGTATTGGAAAAAATGGCCGGCAAGAATACGGTCAAAGATGTCTATTTCACTGAATTTGTAATGCAATAA
- the fliM gene encoding flagellar motor switch protein FliM encodes MSTADLLSQDEIDALLHGVDDGDVETGPDDDDLSRGAARPYDFNSQERIVRGRMPTLEMVNERFARHFRIALFNFLRRAAEISVSGIQVQKFSEFIQGLFVPTNLNVIRMSPLRGRALIVMEPRLVFTAVDNFFGGGGQFYNKVEGREFTPTEMRIIRLIIDMIFKDLAEAWRPVMDIDFEYINSEVNPQFANIVSPSEIVVISTIHVELEGGGGDINIAMPYSMIEPIRELLDAVTSDRGEVDGRWQESLRIEVMRSEVTLNSNLIEKEMLISDVIELKKGDVIPIDMPETVVLEVERVPVFRGKLGLSDGNYAIEITEKMNLDNI; translated from the coding sequence ATGTCTACCGCCGATCTGTTATCGCAAGACGAAATCGATGCGCTGTTGCACGGCGTCGACGATGGCGACGTTGAAACCGGGCCCGATGACGACGACTTAAGCCGAGGTGCGGCCAGACCTTACGACTTTAACAGTCAGGAACGCATCGTTCGGGGGCGGATGCCGACCCTGGAAATGGTTAATGAGCGTTTCGCGCGGCATTTTAGGATTGCATTGTTTAATTTCTTACGGCGGGCTGCGGAAATTTCGGTATCGGGCATTCAAGTACAAAAGTTTTCGGAGTTTATCCAGGGCTTGTTTGTACCGACCAATCTGAATGTTATCCGCATGTCGCCATTGCGGGGCCGAGCCTTGATTGTCATGGAGCCGAGGTTGGTATTTACCGCGGTGGACAACTTCTTTGGGGGGGGCGGGCAGTTTTACAACAAGGTTGAAGGCCGCGAGTTTACCCCGACCGAAATGCGGATTATTCGTCTGATCATCGATATGATCTTCAAGGATCTGGCTGAGGCCTGGAGACCGGTGATGGACATCGATTTCGAATACATCAATTCAGAGGTCAACCCGCAGTTCGCCAACATTGTCAGTCCTTCGGAAATCGTTGTGATTTCGACGATACACGTTGAACTGGAAGGCGGCGGAGGGGATATTAATATCGCGATGCCGTATTCGATGATAGAGCCTATCCGCGAATTGTTGGATGCGGTGACCAGTGATCGCGGCGAAGTGGACGGTCGTTGGCAAGAGTCTTTGCGTATCGAGGTGATGCGTAGCGAAGTGACCTTGAACAGCAATCTGATCGAAAAGGAAATGTTGATCAGCGATGTGATCGAATTAAAGAAGGGCGACGTGATACCGATCGATATGCCCGAAACCGTGGTCCTGGAAGTGGAGAGGGTGCCGGTTTTTCGCGGAAAGTTGGGTTTGTCCGATGGCAATTACGCGATCGAAATTACCGAAAAAATGAATTTAGACAACATTTAA
- the fliN gene encoding flagellar motor switch protein FliN — translation MSENDELGDDWAAALNEQSEAEAEADWGDALKEQAASGAGGYTAAEFPELDGKAGPKDGARGDEVKLDVILDVPVTVSLEIGRTKINIRNLLQLNQGSVVELDRFAGEPMDVLVNGTLVAHGEVVVVNDKFGIRLTDIISPSERVRKLG, via the coding sequence ATGAGCGAAAACGACGAATTGGGCGACGACTGGGCGGCCGCGCTGAACGAGCAATCGGAAGCAGAGGCCGAAGCCGACTGGGGCGATGCGCTCAAGGAGCAAGCTGCCTCGGGGGCCGGAGGGTATACGGCTGCGGAGTTCCCGGAATTAGACGGAAAAGCCGGCCCGAAGGACGGCGCGCGCGGGGATGAAGTTAAACTGGATGTGATTCTGGATGTGCCGGTTACGGTTTCGTTGGAGATTGGCCGCACCAAGATCAACATCCGCAATTTGTTACAGCTTAACCAGGGGTCCGTAGTCGAACTGGACCGTTTCGCCGGCGAGCCGATGGACGTTTTGGTCAACGGAACCTTGGTCGCTCACGGCGAAGTAGTAGTGGTTAACGATAAGTTCGGTATACGTCTGACCGATATTATCAGTCCGTCCGAACGAGTTAGAAAGCTAGGCTGA
- the fliO gene encoding flagellar biosynthetic protein FliO — translation MIGLTLSAGAAGADDAASLARAGGRVVSPADVGQWLLALLIVLVVFFLAAWLLRKTGGFGISAKGPLAVVAGLPLGVREKLVLVRVGEKQLLLGVSNGRIDKLLELEGDQRLFLGGADTADTSPFAKKLLEVLQGRVG, via the coding sequence ATGATCGGGTTGACGCTATCGGCGGGAGCGGCCGGCGCCGACGACGCCGCATCGCTGGCCCGAGCCGGCGGGCGCGTGGTTTCCCCGGCCGATGTCGGGCAGTGGTTGTTGGCATTATTGATTGTATTGGTGGTATTTTTTTTGGCGGCTTGGCTGTTGCGCAAGACCGGCGGTTTCGGAATATCCGCGAAGGGGCCGTTGGCTGTAGTCGCCGGCTTGCCGCTAGGTGTGCGCGAAAAGTTGGTGTTGGTCAGGGTCGGCGAAAAACAACTATTGTTGGGCGTCAGTAACGGCCGCATCGACAAATTATTGGAACTGGAAGGCGATCAGCGCTTGTTTCTGGGGGGCGCCGATACGGCAGATACCTCGCCCTTCGCGAAGAAATTGCTGGAAGTGCTACAAGGTAGGGTGGGCTGA
- the fliP gene encoding flagellar type III secretion system pore protein FliP (The bacterial flagellar biogenesis protein FliP forms a type III secretion system (T3SS)-type pore required for flagellar assembly.), translating to MLGPVAADAAGIDAVTVTTNPKGGETYSVTIQILALMTMLTVLPALLLSMTAFTRIMIVLGLLRQAIGAAQAPSNQVLLGLSLFLTIFIMMPVFEKVNETAVQPYLEEKIDTLTALQKASEPFRQFMLKQTREADLDTFVRISGRQQIDKPEDVPFSLLVPAYLTSELKTAFQIGFLIFLPFLVIDLVVASVLMSMGMMMLSPMIVALPFKIMLFVLADGWTMVLEMLAASFYV from the coding sequence ATGCTGGGGCCGGTCGCCGCGGACGCGGCGGGTATCGACGCTGTGACGGTGACGACCAATCCCAAGGGCGGCGAAACCTATTCGGTGACGATCCAAATCCTGGCGCTGATGACGATGCTGACCGTGTTGCCGGCATTGTTGCTGTCGATGACGGCATTTACCCGGATCATGATCGTGCTCGGTCTGTTAAGGCAAGCCATCGGCGCCGCCCAGGCGCCGAGCAATCAAGTGTTGCTGGGTCTGTCATTGTTTCTGACGATATTCATCATGATGCCGGTGTTCGAAAAGGTTAACGAAACCGCGGTACAGCCCTACCTGGAAGAAAAAATCGATACGCTGACCGCGTTGCAAAAAGCCTCCGAACCGTTCAGGCAGTTCATGCTCAAGCAGACGCGCGAGGCCGATCTGGACACCTTCGTGCGGATTTCCGGCCGGCAACAGATCGATAAGCCCGAGGATGTGCCGTTTTCGTTGCTGGTGCCGGCTTACCTGACCAGCGAGTTGAAGACCGCATTTCAAATCGGTTTCCTGATCTTTCTACCGTTTCTGGTGATCGATTTGGTGGTTGCCAGCGTGCTAATGTCGATGGGGATGATGATGCTGTCGCCGATGATCGTGGCTTTGCCGTTCAAGATCATGTTGTTCGTGTTGGCGGACGGTTGGACGATGGTGTTGGAAATGCTGGCTGCCAGTTTTTACGTTTAA
- the fliQ gene encoding flagellar biosynthesis protein FliQ, producing MTNETISIIAQETVWVSLKLMGPVLLTSLCVGLLISMFQAATSIQEQTLTFIPKLASIIVVLMIAGPGMLQTLIDYFQDLMRDIPTLIG from the coding sequence ATGACTAACGAGACTATTTCAATCATTGCCCAGGAAACCGTCTGGGTTTCTTTAAAATTGATGGGGCCGGTGCTGCTGACGTCGTTGTGCGTCGGCTTGTTGATTTCGATGTTTCAGGCCGCGACGTCGATACAGGAGCAAACCCTGACTTTTATCCCTAAATTGGCCTCCATCATTGTTGTGTTGATGATCGCCGGCCCCGGCATGTTGCAGACCCTGATCGATTACTTTCAGGATTTGATGCGAGACATTCCAACGCTGATAGGATGA